Proteins from a single region of Oncorhynchus keta strain PuntledgeMale-10-30-2019 chromosome 20, Oket_V2, whole genome shotgun sequence:
- the srfbp1 gene encoding serum response factor-binding protein 1 gives MSSTDTQQVTMPDILKTEAIPEDPNKQKMSELPKNDNKAVLLIKDKKTAAQKKKKKKKPEIPRRKKKKPDDPDKPVPLNLNNEVVRMRKEVKRVRALVIRKLTRQMAGLKKKKGKEEDLERNRRRVGRLLEEIHAMKTLKPDPVTKAALHKNLSFEFVCKNPKATISDRAVARIATHPQFSKKIDTIKAAIKAFKDERMSVDKGDQKETVRKQPLKVVEVIEQPRDSDGGGGGVEGEEGDEEEMDEEEDGTPADEEEDGTPAGVPTVDKPAVLEKQPVDKTVRVTEEDDVSTIENKESAIENTVADPQPTEMSEADKTLLDSSTPFTIEAPQVVPTKNIVTMKNTPQKQVVQKLTKDTPATQKTQDPKPQKVTKLQNKDVKNKQDDEEDSDDDHEEEESDLESSDDEKEHFDDSTEERFHKQSSQSDESDNDDFFLGKVNKFKKKSDTTTAPPGGGEGKSSELGKNPLLEPLESLKPHQTELDELEARLNSKGKSIFCSSLSGSRGGRGRGRGAGRGMGRGGGRGGDFKNRGRGGNDGPSRGPGSHDGGSGRGRGDFGRQREGRGFSSTPSSQPPQQALHPSWEASKKRKEQQTAVVAFQGKKIKFDD, from the exons ATGTCATCAACCGACACACAGCAAGTGACAATGCCGGACATTCTGAAGACAGAGGCGATCCCCGAGGATCCAAATAAACAGAAAATGTCTGAACTCCCCAAAAATGACAATAAGGCCGTGCTTCTGATAAAAGACAAGAAAACAGCGGctcaaaaaaagaagaagaagaagaagccagAGATtccgaggaggaagaagaagaaaccagATGATCCCGATAAGCCAGTTCCATTAAACCTGAACAACGAGGTGGTGAGGATGAGGAAGGAGGTGAAAAGGGTGAGGGCGCTGGTCATCAGGAAGTTGACTAGGCAGATGGCAGGTCTGAAGAAAaagaaggggaaggaggaagaTCTGGAGAGGAACCGGAGGAGGGTAGGCAGACTGCTGGAAGAAATCCATGCGATGAAGACACTCAAACCTGATCCG GTGACCAAGGCGGCCCTTCATAAGAACCTGAGTTTTGAGTTTGTCTGTAAGAACCCAAAGGCCACCATTTCTGACCGAGCTGTAGCCCGTATCGCCACTCACCCTCAGTTCAGCAAGAAGATAGACACCATCAAAGCCGCCATTAAAGCCTTCAAGGATGAGAGGATGTCAGTAGACAAAGGAGACCAGAAGGAAACGGTTAGAAAGCAGCCTTTAAAAGTGGTCGAGGTGATCGAGCAGCCGAGGGacagtgatggaggaggaggaggggtggaaggtgaagagggagatgaagaagagatgGATGAGGAGGAAGATGGAACACCCGCGGATGAGGAGGAAGATGGAACACCCGCGGGTGTTCCAACGGTTGACAAACCAGCTGTTCTAGAAAAGCAACCTGTTGATAAGACTGTCAGGGTTACAGAAGAAGACGACGTTTCCACGATAGAGAATAAAGAATcggccatagagaatacagtagcTGACCCTCAGCCCACGGAGATGTCAGAGGCTGATAAGACTCTGTTGGACTCATCCACTCCATTCACAATAGAGGCCCCACAAGTAGTACCTACAAAGAACATAGTTACCATGAAAAATACACCACAGAAGCAAGTAGTCCAGAAACTCACAAAGGACACTCCAGCCACTCAGAAGACTCAAGACCCCAAACCCCAGAAAGTCACTAAACTTCAGAATAAAGATGTTAAAAACAAGCAGGACGATGAAGAGGATTCTGATGATGATcatgaggaagaggagagcgaCTTGGAGTCTTCGGACGACGAGAAGGAGCATTTTGACGACAGCACGGAGGAGCGTTTCCATAAGCAGTCCTCCCAGTCGGATGAAAGCGACAACGATGATTTCTTCCTGGGGAAAGTCAACAAGTTCAAAAAGAAGAGTGATACGACTACAGCGCCAccaggtggaggggaggggaagagcaGCGAACTGGGGAAAAACCCACTGCTGGAACCACTGGAGAGCTTAAAGCCACACCAGACTGAACTGGATGAGCTAGAGGCCAGACTGAACTCCAAGGGGAAGTCTATCTTCTGCTCCAGTCTGTCTGGTTCCAGAGGTGGTAGAGGCAGGGGTAGAGGTGCAGGCAGGGGTATGGGCCGAGGAGGGGGTAGGGGAGGGGACTTCAAGAACCGTGGAAGAGGGGGAAATGATGGCCCGTCTCGGGGTCCTGGGTCACATGATGGGGGTTctggaaggggaaggggagaCTTCGGGAGGCAACGGGAAGGCAGAGGCTTCTCCTCCACCCCTTCATCTCAGCCACCACAACAGGCCCTGCACCCGTCATGGGAGGCCAGTAAGAAGAGGAAGGAGCAGCAGACCGCAGTAGTGGCCTTCCAGGGAAAGAagatcaaatttgatgattgA